Below is a genomic region from Pseudomonas svalbardensis.
TGCTTGCGGATGCTGTGCCAACAGACGCAGCAGTTCGACACCGGTGTAACCCGTGCCGCCGACGATACCGACCTTGACCATAAACCTGCCCTCAACGAACCCACTGGAAAGCCGTCGATAATAGGGGCCACGCGGCTCTGCGACAACCGTCAAGGTGACGTGCGGCGGCACAAGCCTCTACTATTCGGGCTACCGTGAACCTGGGAATAACTAAAAATGCTTTATCTGTGGCTCAAAGCGCTTCACATCGTCAGCATGGTCTGCTGGTTTGCCGGCCTGTTCTATCTGCCGCGCCTGTTTGTCTATCATGCCCAAAGCGAGGACACCGTCAGCAAGGAACGCTTCAGCATCATGGAGCGCAAGCTGTACCGCGGCATCATGGGGCCGGCGATGATCGCCACCTTGATTTTCGGCATTGCACTGATCGGCCTGAACCCAAGCATATTCAGTCAGGGTGCGTGGATTCACGCCAAGTTGACCCTGGTGGTGATCCTGATCGGCTACCACCACATGTGCGGCGCTCAGGTGAAACGTTTTGCCCGTGGCGAGAACACCCGCAGCCATGTCTTTTATCGCTGGTTCAATGAAGTGCCGGTTCTGATATTGCTGGCTATTGTAATTCTGGTCGTCGTTCGGCCGTTCTAACTCCAATAAGCACAACTCACCGGGGTACTTCCAATGTCGCTGCCCGCTCTGCTCGAACAACGTTTGCGTCTACCTGTGGTGGCAGCGCCAATGTTCCTGATCTCCAACCCAAAACTGGTGCTCGCCTGCTGCCGTAATGGCGTGGTGGGCAGCTTTCCTGCGCTGAACCAGCGCGAGAGCAGCGGCTTCAAGGCCTGGCTGGAAGAGATCGAAGCAGGATTGGCGACACTGGATAACCCCGCGCCTTACGCGGTGAACCTGATCGTCCACAACAGCAACCCGCGGCTGCAAGCGGACCTTGCGATCTGCATCGAGCACAAAGTGCCGATCGTGATCACCAGTCTCGGCGCTGTGAAAGAACTGGTCGATGCAGTGCACAGCTATGGCGGTCTGGTGTTTCATGACGTGACGACTCGTCGCCATGCAGAGAAAGCTGCCAAGGCCGGGGTCGACGGTTTGATCGCCGTGGCAGCAGGTGCCGGTGGACACGCCGGAACCTGGAGTCCGTTCTCACTGATTGCCGAGATCCGCCAATTCTTCGACAAGACCCTGCTGCTGGCCGGTTGCCTGAACCACGGTCACGAGATTCTTGCGGCACAATTGCTTGGTGCGGATCTGGCCTACTTCGGTACGCGATTTATCGGCACCACCGAAAGTCATGCGTCTGACGCCTATAAAGAGATGCTGCTGACTTCCAGAGCCGCGGACATCGTCCATACTCCAGCGGTGTCGGGAGTACCGGCGAGCTTTATGCGTCAGAGCCTTGAGGCAGCAGGTTTCGACATGGCAGCGCTGCAAGGCAAGGGCGAGGTGAACTTCGGCTCCAAACTCAAGCCCATAAGCGATGAAGCCAAAGCCTGGAAAACCGTCTGGTCCGCAGGCCAGGGTGTCGGCGAGATTGATGACCTGCCGAGTGTTGATCAATTGGTCGCTCGCCTCGATGCCGAGTACCGAAAAGCACTGGAACTGGCGGCAGCGCTGCCCAAGCGCTGGCCACGCTGACAGGAAAACTTGGCCAGCCCATTCCGGCTGGCTTTACACTCCATCCGCAATACTCCCTAAAACATTCGCGACAAGGATGCCTCGCAATGAGCGAAAACCGTTTCAAGATCGTGTTCGACGGGGCTCTGCTGCCAGGTGTTGACGTCACCACCGCCAAGCTCAATCTCGCCGAGTTGTTCAAAAGCGATGTGGCCGCCATCGAGCGACTGTTCAGTGGCAAGCCGGTTGCGCTTAAACGCGACCTGTCACAGGTCGACGCGCAGACTTATCTCCAGGCGCTGACCAAAACCGGTATCGATGCCCGGATCGAATCCGAACCCTCGATCGAGCTGAACCTGTCTGACGTTCATGAACACGCCCCTGCCGTCACGGCAGATCCCGAATCCCCTTACGCACCACCCCGGGCTACCGTTGGCGAAGTTTTGCCTGAATTTTCCACACTCAAGCCGTTCAGCTTCGATGGCCGCATTGGCCGCTTGCGTTACCTGGCCTGGACGATGTCGCTGACGCTGGTAACCCTTGGTGTTGGCGCTGTGCTTGCTGTTTTCGGCTTGGCCCTCATCACTACGGACACGACCGCCGGCCTGATTCTCGGTGGCTTGCTGGCCTTTATTCTCTTTGTGGCGCTCGCGTTCGTCAGCATTCAGTTCAGTGTCCAGCGCCTGCATGATATCGGTTGGTCTGGCTGGATCTGGCTACTGACGCTCGTGCCGTTCGTGGGCAGCATCTTTCCGTTCGTGATGGTGATTGTGCCGGGTAATAACACCGCCAATCGATACGGCGCGCCACCACCGCCCAACAGCACCGCCGTCAAGGTCCTGTCTTCACTGTGGCTGGTGTTTATCGCGATCCTGTTCATCGGCGGACTGACCGGTGGCCTTACGACCATTCAGAGCGAATATGAAAGCGCCACCCAGAGCCGCTATGAAAGTGACTCCGTGACCACCGAAGAGATCGAAGATCAAACCGCCGTGGAAGCAGAGCCAGCGCCAAATTCAGCCGACGATGCAGCCGAAGAAGCCCAGCCCCCTGTAGACTCTGCGAAAGAATGAACAGCGCTCCCCGTCCGTGACACCTGCGTCGCCGGCGCGGAGCTGTTGCGATGGAGAAATGCATGACCCGTTACGCTCTGATCACTGGCGCTTCCAGCGGCATCGGCCTGGCGATGGCCGAAGCGCTGGCCCGGCGCGGCCGCAGCCTGATCCTGGTGGCCCGTCAGCGTGATCAGCTGGAAAGTATTGCGATTGAACTGACTCAACGTTTTGGCGTGGAAGTGTTGTTCCGAGCCTGTGATCTCGGCGAGCCGCTACGGCTATCCGGTTTTCTGCTGGAGCTGGAGGAAGGTGACCGACAGATCGATTTGCTGGTCAACTGCGCCGGCATCGGCACCTGCGGCCCTTTTCTGGCTCAGGACTGGATGACCGAACAGGACCTGATCGAAGTGAACATCCTCGCACTCACTCGCCTGTGTCACGCGATCGGCAACAGTATGGCGCTGCAGGGCGGCGGGCAAATTTTGAATGTCGCCTCGGTGGCGGCGTTCCATCCCGGCCCGTGGATGAGTACTTATTACGCCAGCAAGGCTTATGTGCTGCACTTTTCCGAAGGGTTGCGCGTCGAACTGAAAAAATGTGCGGTCAAGGTGTCGGTGCTCTGCCCCGGCCCTACCCGCACGGCGTTTTTCCGCACCGCGCAATTGGACGCTGGCAAACTGGTCGACAGCAAAATGCTGATGAGACCCGAGGAAGTCGCGCTCTACACCGTCCGGGCTCTGGAGAAAAACCGCGCCATCATTATTCCGGGCCGACGCAACCGCTGGCGCGCCTTCCTGCCGCGACTCGGCTCGCGCTGGCTGACCCGGACAATCGCCGGCATGGTCAACAAGGCTTACTGCCCGCGCTGATCGCACCCTCAAGGTAAAAGACTGGGCTCGGGCATAACCCATGGTTACACTCAGGCCAGCCCAAACAACGGAGAAAACAGCTGTGGATACTCTGTTCACCAAGATCATCAACCGGGAAATCCCGGCGAAGATCATTTACGAGGACGACCAGGTACTGGCCTTCCACGACATCGCCCCACAGGCACCGGTGCATTTCCTGGTGATCCCGAAAAAAGCGGTGCGCACGCTTAACGACCTGACCGAGGACGACAAGGCATTGGCTGGGCATATTCTGTTCACCGCCCAGCGTCTGGCCCTGGAACTGGGCTGCGAAGAGGGCTTCCGCGTGGTCATGAATTGCAATCCACTGGGTGGGCAGACCGTCTATCACATTCATATGCATGTATTGGGTCAGCGCCAGATGCATTGGCCGCCGGGCTGATTGCAGTAAGCCCTGTGGGGGCGGGCAATCCCGCTCCCACGAGCACCTGCGTCGCAATGACCCAGCGCAAACCTTCCCCGGCCGATTGGGTTAAACTGGCCGCCGAGATTCTTCCCGGAGGTCAGCATGACTACCCAACGTCACTATTCGCCGATTGACCGCCTTCTGCTGCAAGCCGATGCCGCGATGCGTACCTTGTTGCCCTTCAGTGGTCAGCCGTACCGTCCTTCGCCCGCTATCGTTCAGCCGGATGCGCAAATGAGCGACGAAGACACCCGGCACGTCGCCGGTCTGATGCGCATCAACCATACCGGC
It encodes:
- a CDS encoding SDR family NAD(P)-dependent oxidoreductase encodes the protein MTRYALITGASSGIGLAMAEALARRGRSLILVARQRDQLESIAIELTQRFGVEVLFRACDLGEPLRLSGFLLELEEGDRQIDLLVNCAGIGTCGPFLAQDWMTEQDLIEVNILALTRLCHAIGNSMALQGGGQILNVASVAAFHPGPWMSTYYASKAYVLHFSEGLRVELKKCAVKVSVLCPGPTRTAFFRTAQLDAGKLVDSKMLMRPEEVALYTVRALEKNRAIIIPGRRNRWRAFLPRLGSRWLTRTIAGMVNKAYCPR
- a CDS encoding histidine triad nucleotide-binding protein, with protein sequence MDTLFTKIINREIPAKIIYEDDQVLAFHDIAPQAPVHFLVIPKKAVRTLNDLTEDDKALAGHILFTAQRLALELGCEEGFRVVMNCNPLGGQTVYHIHMHVLGQRQMHWPPG
- a CDS encoding NAD(P)H-dependent flavin oxidoreductase, producing MSLPALLEQRLRLPVVAAPMFLISNPKLVLACCRNGVVGSFPALNQRESSGFKAWLEEIEAGLATLDNPAPYAVNLIVHNSNPRLQADLAICIEHKVPIVITSLGAVKELVDAVHSYGGLVFHDVTTRRHAEKAAKAGVDGLIAVAAGAGGHAGTWSPFSLIAEIRQFFDKTLLLAGCLNHGHEILAAQLLGADLAYFGTRFIGTTESHASDAYKEMLLTSRAADIVHTPAVSGVPASFMRQSLEAAGFDMAALQGKGEVNFGSKLKPISDEAKAWKTVWSAGQGVGEIDDLPSVDQLVARLDAEYRKALELAAALPKRWPR
- a CDS encoding DUF805 domain-containing protein, coding for MSENRFKIVFDGALLPGVDVTTAKLNLAELFKSDVAAIERLFSGKPVALKRDLSQVDAQTYLQALTKTGIDARIESEPSIELNLSDVHEHAPAVTADPESPYAPPRATVGEVLPEFSTLKPFSFDGRIGRLRYLAWTMSLTLVTLGVGAVLAVFGLALITTDTTAGLILGGLLAFILFVALAFVSIQFSVQRLHDIGWSGWIWLLTLVPFVGSIFPFVMVIVPGNNTANRYGAPPPPNSTAVKVLSSLWLVFIAILFIGGLTGGLTTIQSEYESATQSRYESDSVTTEEIEDQTAVEAEPAPNSADDAAEEAQPPVDSAKE
- the hemJ gene encoding protoporphyrinogen oxidase HemJ: MLYLWLKALHIVSMVCWFAGLFYLPRLFVYHAQSEDTVSKERFSIMERKLYRGIMGPAMIATLIFGIALIGLNPSIFSQGAWIHAKLTLVVILIGYHHMCGAQVKRFARGENTRSHVFYRWFNEVPVLILLAIVILVVVRPF